The genomic region CTCCTCATTCCGGCCATGCACCTAGGTATGTGGAGGAGATCTAAGAGGCTCCTAGACGAGCTCGGGAGACAAGGCTTCTACGTAATGGAGCCCGTTATTGAGGGTGAACAAGCAAAGTATCCTCCCGTAGAATTAGCTGCTTGGTGGATAGAGTCTATCCTTATGCGCGGAGTTGACCTACGAGGCAAGAAGGTGCTAGTAACTGCTGGGCCTACAAGGGAGTATATAGACGAAGTCCGGGTCCTAACTAATCCGTCGAGCGGAAAAATGGGGGTCTACCTTGCTCTCGAGGCGCGGTGGCGAGGAGCAGACGTTGTCCTCCTCCACGGCCCCCTCTGCACGGCTTTACCACCGCAGTGGAGAAGCTATGTAGAGGCATACAATTTTGTAAGTGCAGAAGATGCGCTAAGACTTGTACGCGAGCACGCTAAAGGTATAGACCTAGGACTCTACGCTGCAGCCATAAGTGATTACAAGCCGTCGGAGAAGCTCGAAGGAAAAATAGATTCAAGCAGCAACAAGGAACTTGTCTTGAAGCTAGTCAAGACCCCTAAAGTAATAGCGGAGGCTGTTGCAGCTGAGCCTAATGCTGTGCACATAGGCTTTGCCGCGGAGGCTGCGAGCAGTGTGGAGGAACTACTCGTAAAGGCGAGGAGGAAGCTCGAGAAGTATAGGCTTGACGCAGTAGCGGCGAACAATATACGTGAACCAGGCGCTGGGTTTGGCTCGGAGACTAATCACGTCTACATAGTTGATTGGAGAGGAGGCGCGACTGAGATACCTAGGATGCATAAGAGGCTCGTCGCGAGAAGAATACTAAATCATGCGGTAAAACTGCTGACTGAGGGACCTAGGCCGAGGTAGCGATTAAGCTGGCTCAGAGCCTCTCGGGGGCTTCATCGCATAAGCTATGGCGTCATCTATGTCTCTGAAGACTCTAACGCATGTTGTCCTGCGCTTGCGGAGCCTCATCTTGAGAGGCACCAAGTAGTAGACCTGGCCAGTGAACGGGTCCTCTGGCACCCATAAGACGAGGATCCTATACCCTGTCTCAGCTACTGCGAGTTCAAAAGCCTTAGATATGAGGGGGCGTGCTCTCTCTCCACATGCCCGCATCTTGGGGACTTCAACCGTGAACGGGGGCTGTTGCTTCTTCTCGTATACGCGGCCGCGCTTGGCAGTCCACACTGTTATTGCAGCTGTGCCGCCGGGGACACCGCTCTTCTCCTCTTCCAGTTCCTCAGCCAGCTCTTCCGAAGGTATTAGCGGCTCCTCTAGCTCCTCTTCTAGCTCCATTCGGGCCGCTTCGAGGGCCATATCTCTACGCCCCATGTTTAATAGTGATAGCCATCCTTGCCTAGATATAAAGGTAATCATTAGAATTGATATGCGCTCTCCAGATAGTACCGTACTACCTAACTACTGTGATGCGCCCCACTCCTTACGGCAACCACCGCTATGGAACTATGCAGTAACAACACGTTAAAGTAAGTCAAAGCACAACACTGTTCACCACGGTAAACATCCTTGCAGAGAACATTGCGCATCGAGGACTTCTCGCTCCTAACCCACGTTGGTGACCCCCAGGTCTCGCCGAAAGGCAGGTACATCGCCGTTTCAACTATAAGGCCGCGGCTCAAGGAAAACAAGTATTTGAAAGAGATCTGGATCTATAGGGCTAGCGACACCAAGCCCTTGGCTGTCCTACAGAGCGAGAGCGACTCGTCGCCGCGCTGGAGCAACGACGAGGAAAAGATTGTATTCGCGTCACGTAGAGCCTTGACGGAAGAATAAGGGTGAAGTAATCTCTATACTTATCGTCTTGGCGGCGAAGCACAAGTTAACCTACTGTAAAACTGTCTTTAAATAAAAATCTAAACAAATACTCAGCTCTAAGGAGCAGACATACGTATTTCATAAATTAACCATAATGAACGTCTATTATTGAGATTAATTAAACACCTTCTAGAGCGCGTTATTTTATAATTTCTTAAAAGTAGAAATTTAGTTTCAATATTTTTAATAATAAACATATTACTTTAGATTATCCTTAAATAACGAGTCTACAAGTATAAAATATTAAACTGTCCATCATATTAAAGATAATATTAGGCGCTAGAAGCAGAATATGTCAGGTGAATATGTAGCGTGACTATTAAGACTGTTAAACCAAAGCTAATACATGATGCAATCCATGGAACAATACCGTATACTAGCATAGAACATGAAATAATCTCAAATTACATATTTAATAGACTCCACGATATACTACAAAACTCCTTAGTTTTTCGCGTATTTCCTGGAGACAGAATCTCTAGATTTTCACACTCAATAGGTGTAATGCACATAAGTAGTAAAATATTCTTTTATTCTCTTGCTAATACAGATGATCAGACCCTTCACTTATTTTATGAAAAGATAAGGGAGTTTGTCAAAGAATATGCCCGAATAATAAATGATGATTTAAAAGTAATATCACCTTCAGGTCAAGAGGTTTACTGTGCTAAAGAGTACACATCAGAGGATCTGAAGGAAGTCCTCAAGAGGATATTAAATCCCGAGGTAGTACTCAATTACTTTATACCAGGAAATGTAAGTGATGAATTTAAACCCTACCTATTGTTTAGCTTACAAAGCCTTAGAATTGCAAGCTTATTACATGACGCGGGTCATTTACCCTTAAGTCATGTATTTGAATATGCACTTGACCAAATATATAAAGAATTAGAAAGCATGCATAATAATATAAATGAAATTAAACATTTATTTGAATCATATAAGAATTTTCGAGAGCTATTTTCAACGCAACTGAAACCTCATGAAACGCTAAGCATTATTATTGTTTTACAACTACTAGGTAATAAATATAAAAGAATTCTAAGAGAAATGGATAGCGAGGAAAAATGCCCAGCCCCGCTTGAAGATGTTTACGACGCAATTGTACATGCTATGTTAGCTCTATCCTCAGCGCTCATTATTTTAGGAGATAAAAGCGATACTGCAGTAAATAATATTCTTGAATTTTTACATAAAAACAATGAATATAAAATAAATGTTGATTTAGGAATATTTTCAAAAACGCTTCACCAAATTTTAGATAATGAAGTTGATAGTGATAAAATAGACTATGTTAAAAGAGCATCACTATATAGCGGCGTAAAGATGTCATTTAATGAGGACAGAATTATCACCACATACAGACTCGTAAAGGATTCTAGCAGTCCTAACCTCTACATCTTACCCGCCGCAAAATCGCTGCATGAAATTGAAGAACTTCATAAAGCTTTATTTCGTTTCTATCGAAATATAATAGGCCATCATAGAGTAATGTTATTAGAAAAATTATTAACAGAAATATTAACTAAAATGATAAGATTATATAAGTATTATGATTCGTTACCTGATAAATATAATGATATAAGGAATTATATAAAAGAAAACTATATTCAGAAATTAATAAGATTATTTGATTTTTGCAACAAACATAAATTTAGAGAAGCTATTGCTGTGCTTTTTTCTCTAGATGATGCCTGGATTTTTTCATTTTTGAAAAATATATATGTATACATACTAACAAAAGAAATACGAAATCAAAAACTTGAAAAAATTGAAAAAGAGTTAGAAATAATGCTTAGAGAAATTTTTGAAAATGTAAAAGAAATTAGACCATTATGGAAGCACCGAAGTGAGTACTGGAGCTTTATTAGAAGCTTATTTAATAATGATAATAAAATAAATATAAAGGATATAAATGGAAAGCTTAGAATAAAGTTACTAGATACAAAAGAAACGAGCTTAGAACTTCAACAATGCATAGAGAATTGTGTTAAGAAAAATAATTACGATAGTAAAGAAGTTTTCGGGATACTCATACAGCCCCTAGCACCTGTTCTTCGACTCCCCAAACTTAAGGGGAAATTTAGGATTTGGACCTATAGAGGTGATTCTATAAGAATTGTTCATATAGATGAATTATCTGAACTTCGACGTCTACAAGACGAGGAGGAAAAAACACATGTACAGCTATATGTATATTATTACAAAGACCTTAATAGAAGAGTTATTGAAAAATGTACAAGAAGCTGCATCAAAGATGTTCTAATAACAGATACCAAATGAATAAACAAGATAATAAACAAAAATACATAACTTAAGCTATATTCTTTAACGCCTCATTCACGATGCGATATTCTTTATCACCTATCCTCTCTATGTACCCCCATCTCTCAAGCTGCTTTAAAATAGTGTATGCGTCATCTACCTTAGTCTTTTCTATAAAGTCGTAAAGGGTAAACTTTCCACCATTACGTGAAACTTCTCTTAAGAACTTTAATATGCTAGGCATTTTTTCACCATTATTATCTAGGAAGTTGTTACGTTATCAATGTACTGCCCAAAAATATCCCCGAATAATACGCTTTCTGAAGTAACTTCAACAGTAATCAGTATTACACTATACCTATAAAACTTAGAGAAATAAGTAAAAAATATAATATATAGATAAAAGTCTTTATATCTATAGTTATATATTCTTTACATCATTCTAACAGACCCATTGCAGGGTTTGCAAAATGAGGACCGCAAAACGATATACGCAAAAAGCTCAAGCACTGCTTAAAGGGGTATAAAAATCATCCTTGACTTCTTCGAGGACAAGCTTGGGGCAAAAGGGGGTTTAAGAGAGCAATGACATGTTTTTGCTGTTCTAGCCTCTAGGTTTCCATGCTACTCCTTCATCGGTTGTAACGGGCTCAACTAGGCCTTCTTCTTCGAGCCAAGCCACAACAGAGACTAGCGCTGTACGGTTTAGGAGCACTTGGCGCGGAGTAGGCTCGGCCGCTGAGAGGTCTCGTGTAGCGATTACTGCTAGCTTGTCAATAGTTATCGGGTGATGCGACCTTATCGTCTCTAGTACATAGTTTCTTACCTTGTCTACGGCGGCGATATTGGCCTCTATCATTGCCTTTGCTCTCCCACCCTCTACTATGGGTCCATGGCCTGGGACTATTTTGTACCCAGACTCTGCTAGCTCCATTAATACCTGCAGGCTTTCCTTCCACTCGCGCAGATTCAGCGCAAAGGGTATCCCAAACCTGGCCAGAACCTTCTCACCGAGAATCGCGTCACCTGCTGCAATAACCTTATCGTCTTCAATTACTATCCCGCTATGCCCGGGGCTATGGCCGCGAAGATCTATTGTTTTCACGCCGGATGCTATTTCCTCGCCCCACCAATAGGCCCTGGACACTCTCAGCGTTATGGGGGGCATTGAGGCGAGAGACTTGCTAATAACTCCGCCATAGACTATGCTGAACCGTGTCTCAAGGCTCTCAACGAGAGGCACACAGTACTTGTGAGCCAAGACTTGTACTGATTCCGATACCAGGGGAGGAGCAGCAGCCAAGTGATCTGTATGGCCATGGGTTAGCGCGATCACTGTTGCCCGTAAGCCTAGCTTCTCTAGACTCGCAGAAATGAGGGAAGAGCGATCATCCCCTATACCGGGGTCAATGATCATCGCCGAGCCATTGCCAAGGCCTACTATTACCGTGTTAGGGCTCCCGGGTAGAGCCCACGTCCTATCTCCTAAGCGTCTAGGCTTCGCCGCCACTTCTGGACCCCTCACCGCTTGGCGTACTGCTTCACCTATAAGTGGTAACGTTATAGGCTCCCGCAGCTACTCTCCAAGCATGAGCGGGCAGCTCACCCGCCTGACAGCGGGGCAGCCCCCCGCGATCCAGGATGATGGCGGGATCCACTCGGGCGGCGTAAACCAATTCCTCCTCTATACTCGTATAGGTGTGATGCATTGGAGCAAGCACTGAATGCTGCCACCGCTTGGCGCATTCTAGGCAAGGCTATGAGGGAGGTACTTGACTCGGCTCTCCGCAAGTGGGCTGGGCTACGTGTAGCTGACGCGTTTCTCGGGGCCCGTTACTCGTACGTTGAGCTCGTTGGAGGCTGGTGTGGAGTAGCATATGTCCCGGGGTACGACCTAGGAAGAGGAGTTGACGTGTTAGAGGAGGCTACTCCCCGTCTTCTCGCACGCCTTGTTGAGAGGGGGTTTGGGCGTGGTGCAGCGTCACTAGCATTGGCGGCCATTAATGCAGCGACAATGGCTTGGATCTATGAGTCCCTTGACCCGCCGGTGATTATTGAAAAAAGGCTTTCCGATATTGTTGGAGCGGGGCACGGCGACAAGGTAGTCGTACTTGGATACATGAGGGGCGTTGTTGACGAGTTCCTCGAGTCCGGTGCAGACGTCTATGTCTCTGAGATCAGTGAGGATCTCTACCTAGAGGCGGCGAGAGACGCTAAGAACAAAGGCTTCACCGTTATAGGCCGCGACGAGGCTAGGCATTATCTAGAGAAGGCAACCATAGTAGTTGCTAGCGGGAGCGCACTACTCTACCCAGAGCTGACGCTGTGGGAGCTTAAGGCCGCATTAAGTGCACGCGAAAGAGTACTCGTGGGACCCACGTCGAGTTTCCATCCATTGCTCGGAAAGAAGCTAGGGGCGACACTTGTCGGGGGAGTCTATATAGACCCCAGCATGTGCAACATGGTTCGCTGGCATGTGGCGGGAGGCGGAGGTTTGCATAGCTTTCGGAGGAAAGGAGCCAAGGCTCCTTTCTTGCCGAGGATATATATGCGCGTCTAGGCCTGGGTCCTTAGCCCCCATTCCCGGAACATGTTGACTCCCATGTATATTCCGCGCTGCATTACGTGTGCAAGGTAGAGGGTGTGGAGTCTCCTTATGTTGTAGCAGCCTTCTTCGTCGCTGTGCTCCCCTAGCGCTCTTAGTATGGTTACAAGTAGGCGGGCAAATCTTGCCCCTAGTTCTCCGTAGCGCTGGAGAAGCGTTGACGGGCAGAAGCGGAGGCCGAAGATCTGTGTAGAGGCATAGTAGAGCATGTCCTCTAGAGGCGAGACGTAGAGAGCCTTTGTCGCCGAGAATCCCCTCTCTTCCACAAGCTTAACATACTTCTCAATACTAAAGGTATTTGCATATGCATAGTTACCGAGCCTACCTATTCCGCTCACGCCTAGGGCGAAGAACTTATCATAATCAACTATGTACTCATCAATGAGCCTTGCGCCGCGATTCATGCACCAAGCAGTTGACGGTGCATAACCATGTCTGAGCGATTCCTGCACGATTGTCTCGTAGAGCTCAGTGTCCAGCGGGTGCCAGGGCCCCTCAGAGCGCAGCATCATGAGCTTGCGCAGGCCGGGTGCGGGCATGAGAGGGTAGAACGTTACCTGGTCCACTCCAAGCGAGAGAGCCCTATCGGCTTCTTCTCGTATTCTCTCCACGGTATCGTTGCGCCCGCCCCAAATCATGTCAATATTCACTGTATCGAACTTTCCTCGCGCAGCTTCAATGGCTTTCAAGGAATGCTCTACCTTGTGGTGTAAGCGGCCTAGCTCTACAAGGCGCTTATCATCAAGTGCTTGGACACCTATACTTAGCCTTGAAACCTTTGCAGATCTCAGTACAGAGACAGCCTCATCGTCTATGTCTATTGGACTAGCCTCTGCAGACACATCGAGGCCGTGGCCAAAGTAGCTTCTTAGCAGATCTACCACTTCGGCTAGCTCATAGATGTTTATAGACGGCGTTCCTCCTCCAATATAGACTACACGTATCTTCGCATCCTCTGCGCTCGATGCGAGCCACGCTATTTCTTTCTTCAATGCAGACATGTACATTGTGTAGCGATTTGGGTCATAGGGGTATTTTACGAAGCAGCAGAACTTGCAAAGGGGCTTATGGCAAAACGGCATATGGATATAGAGTGCATACACTCCTTTCTCAATACTTCTGATAATTTTCGCGTGCTCGTTTCGATCAGCATCGCTGCCTATTAGTTTTTTGAAAAATGCTTCGGTGCAGCTTGTTACCATATTGCCTAGGAGTGCTCCGAGGCGCTGTACGTGTTTAGGTATACCGTTTGTCTCTTGACCTATTTTTTGAACTTGGGCACAAGCTGCAATACATGCCATTTATTACTGCCTCCCTTGGCCGGCCTTAACAGCTAGTAGAGCGTGCTTTTCTCAAAAATCCATGTTGTGAGTGAAATTCCCAAAGTGTATTTATTCGGTGACTCGCAGGGGTACGGGTTCTCGTGGCATTTTGACTACTTGCTTCATAGTCTTGTTATTGTACTTAGGGCTGTTCCTACTAAGGATAGGATAATAGATAAGGTAATACCATCATTATTATGATAATGGTTTGCAGCCACAGAGTCAGACCCTGCTACTCTTTTCAGGAATAGACACAAGCCGCGCTACAGAGGAATGACGAGATGACGAGACAGACAAACGTTGCGAGACCTGTAGGCATGGTTACAGGCGATGCCAGGCCGGACTATTTTGTTTTCACAGCAGACCCTGACAATATTCCGCGACTCTATGACTACGTATACATTGAGGCTAAAGAGGTCCCACCAGGTGAAAACGAGCCAGTCACGGTCAAGGTTCTCGCACAGATTCGTAGCATTCGGCGCCTCGCACTAGGCGTCTCCCCGGAGCATCCTTGGCCAGTGCTCCGCAATCTTTCCCTGCCGCGCGGAAGCGACACAGTCATCGCTTCCGCAAAGGTTCTTGGGTACAAGTGGCGCGGAGGCATATATTATCCAAGGCATGCACCACCCGTAGGCTCATGGGTTTACCTAGCCCCTGATGACCTGCTGAAGGAGTTTTACTCTGTAGAGGAGCCACGCAGGCTCCATGTCGGATACTTGATTTCTAGGCCGAGTGTGCCAGCATTTCTTGACTTAGAGGGGATAAAGCGCCACGTAGCCATTATAGCTGCTACCGGCGCGGGCAAGACATGGGCAAGTGTTGTTCTCATAGAGGAGCTTCTGAAGAAAGGAGCAACAATAGTTGTTTTGGATCCGCATGGCGAGTACGCTGCTATGAAGAGAACCGCGTACCGTCTTGGCCAAGGCTTTGAAAACGCCGTAAGGGTTCTAAAAGGGCACCGGGAGCAGGAAGGCGACCTACAGTATCGGGTCAGCATTGCTGACATGTCTGCTGAAGAGCTTGCAACTATAGCCGGTATACCTTCAAAGGCTAATCGTATTAGGAGCGTAATCTATGGCGCGAAGAGGCTCTCTGCATGGATGTCGGAGGCTACGGGTGATCCTCGTTGGAGGGGACTGCGCGGGATAATAAAGATAATACAGTCTGCGATAGACGCTATGGAGATAACACGAATGCAGAACAATATGAGGCTTGACGTTTTTGCGCAGAACTTGGTGACTAGGCTCGCCCTTAAAACCGGCTGGGAGAACGAGAGGCTTAAGGAGTTACAGAAGAGGCTTAAGGAACTAATTGCTTCGGACGAGGAGATAGGTAAGGGCATTAGGAGGCTATGGCTAAGCCTCAGTAGGGATACTTCGCCGGGCTATGACGCGATCCGGTATCTTGATGAACTCCTCCGCATAGGAGTTTACGGCGTAAAGACTATCCCGCTTGATGTCCTCCTGGAACCGGGCACGGTCACGGTTGTTAACCTGGCTGGACTGAGGGCAGAGGTCCAAGACCACCTTGTATACAATATTCTCTACCGAATTTTCACCGCTAGGTTGCGCTACCTTAGGAGGATACCTGGGGAGAGCTACCCATATCCGGTCGTCGTCGTGCTGGAGGAGGCCCACCGATTCGTTCCTCCGAAGTCCCAGAAGCAGACGCGTAGTCGCGACATTGTCGCAACAATTGCCTCAGAGGGTAGAAAGTTTGGTGTATTCATTGTGGCTATTACTCAGAGGCCTAGCCGCATCGACCCCGACGTGCTTAGCCAGCTCCAGGGCCAGATAATTCTTCGTATAGTTAATCCCCGGGACCAGGAAGCAATAAGGGATTCGAGTGAGCAGGTAAGCCAAGATCTTCTCGACAATCTTCCTGGCCTGAACACTGGAGAGGCGGTAGTAGTAGGGCCGTTGTCGCCTGCACCCATAATGATGAGGTTAAGGGATCGCGTGCTGAGCTATAGCGGGGGCGACATAAGCCTTGTGGAGGCTTGGGGTGCGTCTAGGAGCGATATGAAGCTTTTAGAAGAGATGAAGCAAGATGCGTTAGAGAAGATATCGGCGCTCACCGGTGAGAAGTACCGTGACCTCGCAGAAGCCTTAGCGGAGCTAACGGGGCTCGATGTAGGTAGCAAGGATGTAGACAAGGCACTGCGCTTAATTGTCCGGGAAAGCGTTTGGGCGAGCTATAACGACGAGGTGGGCGTCATATATGGTGAGGTGATCTACCATGACGGTAGGAGCTGCGAGGTGAGAATCGATATTGCTTCGCGCACACCTTATTGTTCGTGCTGTGGCAACCGCGTATGTGGCCATGTTGTAGCCGTGCTTATCAGGGCTGTACTTGATAACGTGATCCCGGTTGGAGCTGAAGCTAGATCTGAACCATGGTCCGACCTATTATAGAGTATTTAAGCATTTTGCTACATGGGTTCGAGGCAAGCGGCCAAGAGGTTTTAACGCAGAGCCTAAACTAACTTATCGTGCAGAAGTGTTACCCCCGCTTGCTCTAATAGCCGGGACCCATGACGGCTAGCCCGCATCATGGAGGTAGGTAATGTGACCATAACTGTAGCACTAATACATATGAGGCTCAAACCCCTGGCAAAGAAAAGCAATCTGGAGAAGGCAAGAAAGCTCGTAAGAGATGCTGCCTTAAAAGGAGCAAATCTTGCCGTGCTCCCATCCTTCGTGAACACGGGCCCCTTCTTTCTCTACTATCCACGTACTCGTAATCAGTCAATAGCGAGGAACCAAGCTGAGAGAATACCGGGAAGCACATATGAATACTTATCCATGATGGCCATAGAGAACGGCATATACATTGTGGCTGGCCCAATAGTTGAGAGAGCAGGGCCAAAAATGTTCCTCACAACTCTCATAATAATGCCGAACGGCGCCCTCCTCGCAAAGTATAGGAAAATCGCACCCAACATCGTTGACGAAGATATCGGGATCAGCCCCGGCAGGGAAATAGTTGTATTTAATGACGCAGGCAGGGCGATGGGCCTACTAGCAGAGGACGACATCTATTACCCCGAGATAGCCCGCGCTCTCCTCCTCTCCGGAGCAACAGCCATGATAGCGACTCTTAGACCCGGAGAAGACGTGAACAAGGTAAAGCTAAGCCTACTCGCCAGAAGCATAGAGAACCGGGTACCAATCCTCGCTGTCGGAGGCGCTTTCGAGACAGTGGAGAACGTGATAGATATACCCACAATGGTCATTGATCCCCAGAACGGCATAGTCGAAGAGATAAATGAGCCAAAAGACACCTTCCTCCTAGTAGAGGTAATGGATAAGCCAAGCAACATGAAGGAAATCATAGAGGCATCACTAAAGGCAAAAACTATCTCAACTATACTATGTAAGGCTGCAAAAGAAAGCCTTGTTGAAAATCTAGTAGCAAAGTTTAGAAGCGGAGAAAACACGGCATGAAGGCATAACAAGAGTTTCTCCACTAGCTGGTACACTACTATAAGTCAATGTTAGTAGCAGCAACCCGTGCCTAGCTCGCAGTATTCAGTATTCTCTAGTTCTCAGATTCTATGCTTACTTAATAGGTAGCGTACTAATATGACTACTTTACGCTTCATCGTTAGGTTACGAGTAGAGTACGTTACAGAGAACACTGCTGTTTATAACCGGATTATCTTGGCTTTGCTAACCTATTTATTGAGGTCCTTGTACAAAATATTATGGACACGGAGAGAGGTGAGGCTATGAGTAGAGGGGCCTTTGTTACAGTCGTCGTTATTGTTGCAATTATTGCAGGCATTGTAGGCTATTATATCGGGGGAGTCAGTGGCAAGTCAACAACCACAACTATTACCGTAACAGGGTCCGTAGGCAGCAAGGTTTCAACAACTACGGTTACCAAGACGGAGACCATTACTAATGCGGGACAAGGGAAAGCTCACAAGATCACTGTATATGTTTATAGTGACTTCATGGCGTGGGGCGAGGATCCGAAGCTATTTGACAAACTTGTTAAGGATTTTGAACGCGTTACTGGTATTAAGGTTGAGGTAAGAAAGTTCGACGACGCTAGAACAATGGTTACTACCGCCATAGGTGAGTACAAGAAAGGAGTTAAGACCGCCGACGTGATAATTGGCGTTGATAGCTTGCTGGTCGTTGAGCTTAAGAAGAACAATATGCTTGAGTGTTACGTATCGCCGAGTGCGGATGAAGCGCTAGTTAAGGCTCTTGACCCTGATGAATGTGTGACGCCCATAGATTATGGACTCATTGCGCTGGTATATGATCCTTCAAGGCTAAGCACTGAAGAGATTACAATGCTTAAGGACGGTGTTAGCCTCGATGAACTAGTCAGGCTTGCACCGAGGATAGTTACTGAGGATCCGACTAAGAGTAGTCCGGGCCTCAACTTCCTTCTCTATACTATAGCTTTGTCAGAGAAAGCGGGCAGGAACTGGGAAGAGCTGTGGAGCGCTATGAAGAAGAACAACATACTCGTACTAGGATCGTGGAGCGATGCCTTCAACGAGTTTCTGAGAACGGGGAGCAAACGTGCCATAGTCGTTAGCTATGGTACGGACCCGGCATATAGTGCGTGGGAGAACATGAGGCATGGTAAGCCGATGACGCCAAGTATTAATGCGACTGTCTTAGCTCTTGGCGACAAGAAGTATGGATGGGTCCAGGTCGAGGGCGTTGCGATAATCAAGGGCGCAAACGTGGAGGCTGCCAAGAAGTTTGTTGACTGGCTTCTAAGCATAGAGGTTCAGAGCCTCATTCCCGAAAACCAGTGGATGCTGCCTGCGAGACAGGATGTACCGCTACCGGCTTTCTACAAGTACGCCTTGACGGAGAAAGATGTTGACAGGCTTGCCAACACGTTAGTGCCTCCGAGCAAGGTTTCGGAGAATCTTGAGAAGTGGCTGGCGGCTTGGCTAAAGATTATGAGCGGCTAGCACCGAAGACCTAGCTATCCGTCTTCCGTCTTTTCTCGTTATCCGTTGATTGTTTTTCTCTTATTCTCTTCTTCGTATAT from Pyrofollis japonicus harbors:
- a CDS encoding ATP-binding protein — encoded protein: MTRQTNVARPVGMVTGDARPDYFVFTADPDNIPRLYDYVYIEAKEVPPGENEPVTVKVLAQIRSIRRLALGVSPEHPWPVLRNLSLPRGSDTVIASAKVLGYKWRGGIYYPRHAPPVGSWVYLAPDDLLKEFYSVEEPRRLHVGYLISRPSVPAFLDLEGIKRHVAIIAATGAGKTWASVVLIEELLKKGATIVVLDPHGEYAAMKRTAYRLGQGFENAVRVLKGHREQEGDLQYRVSIADMSAEELATIAGIPSKANRIRSVIYGAKRLSAWMSEATGDPRWRGLRGIIKIIQSAIDAMEITRMQNNMRLDVFAQNLVTRLALKTGWENERLKELQKRLKELIASDEEIGKGIRRLWLSLSRDTSPGYDAIRYLDELLRIGVYGVKTIPLDVLLEPGTVTVVNLAGLRAEVQDHLVYNILYRIFTARLRYLRRIPGESYPYPVVVVLEEAHRFVPPKSQKQTRSRDIVATIASEGRKFGVFIVAITQRPSRIDPDVLSQLQGQIILRIVNPRDQEAIRDSSEQVSQDLLDNLPGLNTGEAVVVGPLSPAPIMMRLRDRVLSYSGGDISLVEAWGASRSDMKLLEEMKQDALEKISALTGEKYRDLAEALAELTGLDVGSKDVDKALRLIVRESVWASYNDEVGVIYGEVIYHDGRSCEVRIDIASRTPYCSCCGNRVCGHVVAVLIRAVLDNVIPVGAEARSEPWSDLL
- a CDS encoding carbon-nitrogen hydrolase family protein, whose translation is MTITVALIHMRLKPLAKKSNLEKARKLVRDAALKGANLAVLPSFVNTGPFFLYYPRTRNQSIARNQAERIPGSTYEYLSMMAIENGIYIVAGPIVERAGPKMFLTTLIIMPNGALLAKYRKIAPNIVDEDIGISPGREIVVFNDAGRAMGLLAEDDIYYPEIARALLLSGATAMIATLRPGEDVNKVKLSLLARSIENRVPILAVGGAFETVENVIDIPTMVIDPQNGIVEEINEPKDTFLLVEVMDKPSNMKEIIEASLKAKTISTILCKAAKESLVENLVAKFRSGENTA
- a CDS encoding thiamine ABC transporter substrate-binding protein — translated: MSRGAFVTVVVIVAIIAGIVGYYIGGVSGKSTTTTITVTGSVGSKVSTTTVTKTETITNAGQGKAHKITVYVYSDFMAWGEDPKLFDKLVKDFERVTGIKVEVRKFDDARTMVTTAIGEYKKGVKTADVIIGVDSLLVVELKKNNMLECYVSPSADEALVKALDPDECVTPIDYGLIALVYDPSRLSTEEITMLKDGVSLDELVRLAPRIVTEDPTKSSPGLNFLLYTIALSEKAGRNWEELWSAMKKNNILVLGSWSDAFNEFLRTGSKRAIVVSYGTDPAYSAWENMRHGKPMTPSINATVLALGDKKYGWVQVEGVAIIKGANVEAAKKFVDWLLSIEVQSLIPENQWMLPARQDVPLPAFYKYALTEKDVDRLANTLVPPSKVSENLEKWLAAWLKIMSG